From one bacterium Scap17 genomic stretch:
- a CDS encoding AMP-binding protein: protein MRGHIVEQLARHCAARPQAIACADGSRQWCFAELRELADQLAARLRAEGVPQGGGGVYKRQGERLAVLTRSHLDALVALLAAQQLGLIYMPLNWRLSIEEQAYVLGHGAPALVLADADLAQLYAEALQSISCLVDVVRGLTPAAEGENSGAFRAKP from the coding sequence ATGAGAGGACATATTGTTGAACAATTGGCGCGGCACTGCGCCGCTCGACCACAGGCGATTGCCTGTGCCGATGGCTCGCGCCAATGGTGCTTCGCTGAGTTGCGCGAGCTTGCTGACCAGTTAGCTGCGCGGTTGCGGGCAGAGGGAGTGCCGCAGGGGGGGGGGGGGGTGTATAAGAGACAGGGGGAGCGTTTGGCTGTGCTGACCCGTTCACACCTGGATGCGCTGGTCGCCTTGCTGGCGGCCCAGCAACTCGGGCTGATCTACATGCCGCTTAACTGGCGCCTGTCGATTGAGGAGCAGGCCTACGTGTTGGGACATGGCGCGCCCGCCCTGGTGCTGGCCGACGCTGACCTGGCGCAGCTGTATGCCGAGGCCCTGCAGAGTATTTCTTGCCTGGTGGATGTGGTCCGAGGGCTAACGCCGGCTGCGGAGGGGGAGAATAGTGGAGCCTTCCGCGCAAAGCCTTGA
- a CDS encoding Rieske 2Fe-2S domain-containing protein: MDRQTEIRLIKQALELKARGETQYHESTQTHATDRYISAAWFERENDMLFQRQPIALAAGAEIPNPGDYLSVEWVKGVPLLLVRGEDQQVRVFANACRHRNARLVATGESGCRKRFVCPYHAWTYDTRGNLAGAPDFERGFADLDQQKLGLVEFHCRELGGMVFFHPDRNAEVPEDLLASEMASGFDYLKLAAQRVYKRRSYVIKANWKILLEGGIEAYHFNVAHKNTLAPFFLGNISTWESWGDLQMRMILPKKPMLEAAELPEQAWDMRKMANIIFTLTPAVLLLAQPDNISLIRMVPLSAGETRIEEVLLVDPPQSGAEQWSEQELTIHETNHNLVHKILMEDWVLGETIQANMASGVVDEIHFGRFESALTWFHEQYARLMALDDGVIARLA; this comes from the coding sequence ATGGATCGCCAGACGGAAATTCGACTGATCAAGCAGGCGCTGGAGCTGAAGGCGCGTGGTGAGACGCAGTACCACGAATCGACTCAGACCCACGCCACTGACCGCTACATCTCCGCTGCCTGGTTTGAGCGCGAGAACGATATGCTGTTTCAGCGCCAGCCTATTGCGCTTGCGGCTGGCGCCGAAATACCCAACCCCGGCGACTACCTCAGTGTGGAGTGGGTCAAGGGTGTACCGCTGTTGCTGGTGCGGGGTGAGGATCAGCAGGTTCGGGTGTTTGCCAACGCCTGCCGACATCGCAATGCCCGGCTGGTAGCAACCGGTGAAAGCGGTTGTCGCAAGCGCTTTGTCTGCCCCTATCACGCCTGGACCTACGACACCCGGGGCAACCTAGCCGGAGCGCCGGATTTTGAGCGCGGCTTTGCTGATCTGGACCAGCAGAAGCTCGGGCTGGTCGAGTTTCACTGTCGGGAGCTGGGCGGCATGGTGTTCTTCCACCCGGACCGCAATGCCGAAGTGCCCGAGGATCTGCTGGCGTCGGAAATGGCGTCCGGCTTTGACTACCTCAAGCTTGCTGCCCAACGGGTCTACAAGCGCCGCAGCTATGTGATCAAGGCCAACTGGAAGATCCTGCTGGAAGGTGGCATTGAGGCCTATCACTTCAATGTGGCCCACAAGAACACGCTGGCGCCGTTCTTCCTTGGCAACATCTCGACTTGGGAAAGCTGGGGCGATTTGCAGATGCGCATGATTCTGCCGAAAAAGCCGATGCTGGAGGCCGCCGAGCTGCCGGAGCAGGCGTGGGACATGCGCAAGATGGCCAACATCATTTTTACGCTGACGCCGGCGGTTTTGTTACTGGCCCAGCCGGACAACATCTCGCTGATTCGCATGGTACCGCTGTCAGCTGGTGAGACCCGCATTGAAGAAGTGCTGCTGGTAGATCCTCCGCAATCGGGCGCCGAGCAGTGGTCAGAGCAGGAGCTGACCATCCACGAGACCAACCACAACCTGGTTCACAAGATTCTGATGGAAGACTGGGTGCTGGGCGAAACCATTCAGGCCAACATGGCCAGCGGAGTGGTCGACGAGATTCACTTTGGCCGCTTCGAATCTGCGCTGACCTGGTTTCACGAACAGTACGCACGCTTGATGGCGCTTGATGACGGCGTCATCGCGCGGCTGGCCTGA
- a CDS encoding LysR family transcriptional regulator gives MISLRCIVAFARFSSVTRAAEELNLTQSAVSRQIKNLEEFLGCPLVTRSRQRLTLNELGQAYVHEIAPLLESLETATHHVRTSHVGHLRIGAEPSFTSRWLLPKLKSYAVLNPEIELEIMNDLRRLYDSHEGYDVGILFGEGEWPGFDARFLMSSELLAVCTPDLLTEKGPVIERQDILRYPILHHVAHSPLMKSSTQLWLEAAGLSIRECNALPGQRLEHFQFVLEAALHGLGIAILPRYFVTPELAEGRLVIASPSPLRCGGYYVVVPSGQHDPKVSRFADWLLSWES, from the coding sequence ATGATATCTCTTCGGTGCATCGTCGCTTTCGCACGCTTTTCCAGCGTCACAAGAGCCGCCGAAGAGTTGAATCTCACTCAGAGTGCCGTAAGTCGCCAGATCAAGAATCTGGAGGAGTTTCTGGGCTGCCCGCTGGTAACGCGTTCTCGACAGCGGCTTACGCTCAATGAGTTGGGGCAAGCCTATGTGCACGAGATAGCGCCGTTGTTGGAGAGTCTTGAAACAGCGACTCATCATGTCCGCACCAGTCACGTTGGCCATCTGCGTATCGGAGCTGAACCTTCGTTTACCTCTCGCTGGTTATTGCCCAAACTCAAGTCATATGCAGTACTCAATCCCGAGATTGAGCTCGAGATCATGAATGATCTGCGCCGGCTTTATGACAGTCATGAAGGCTATGATGTTGGCATCCTTTTTGGGGAGGGTGAATGGCCAGGATTTGATGCACGTTTTCTCATGTCCAGTGAGCTACTTGCTGTGTGTACACCGGACTTGCTGACTGAAAAAGGTCCTGTCATTGAGCGGCAGGATATTCTGCGTTACCCGATTCTCCATCATGTGGCGCATTCACCTTTGATGAAGTCTTCCACTCAGTTGTGGTTGGAAGCAGCGGGGCTATCGATCAGAGAGTGCAATGCATTACCAGGGCAGCGGTTGGAGCATTTTCAGTTTGTTCTTGAAGCGGCTTTGCATGGGCTTGGGATAGCCATATTACCGCGCTATTTCGTGACACCAGAACTTGCTGAGGGGCGCTTGGTGATCGCAAGCCCCTCACCCTTGAGGTGCGGTGGTTATTACGTAGTTGTGCCCTCAGGGCAGCATGACCCCAAAGTCAGTCGTTTTGCGGATTGGTTGTTGTCTTGGGAGTCTTGA
- a CDS encoding LacI family DNA-binding transcriptional regulator, with amino-acid sequence MTLKELATQLGVSTASVSNAFNRPDQLSPALRERILEEAKRLGYRGPDAKARSLRTGHSRIIAVVLAETLTYSLKDAVASELLSGIAEVLDAHGHTLLLLSGRQDASQVPGSSSIADGFIVYGLMASMALEEELQSAGHKPIVAVDFDLGDQPAIHVDNEPASYAIAQHALKTPTSRIGIVNLRLTETPCNGRITSAHALLPTGQTITRSRLAGFHRALAEQDISPDSVAMWNIEENTYEVCAPVLAEILDLPASERPDLLLCMSDRIALTAVTLAEQRGIRIPEDLRITGFDGIEEGQYRSPRLTTVQQDSTEKGRLAARMILGLEPASTRLLTTRLIKGETCP; translated from the coding sequence ATCACTCTCAAGGAGCTAGCCACACAACTCGGCGTCTCCACTGCCAGTGTCTCCAACGCCTTCAACCGCCCCGACCAGCTCTCGCCAGCATTGCGTGAGCGGATTCTCGAGGAGGCCAAACGCCTTGGTTACCGTGGCCCGGACGCCAAGGCGCGCAGTCTACGCACGGGGCACTCACGGATCATCGCCGTAGTACTTGCGGAGACACTGACCTACAGTCTCAAGGATGCGGTCGCCAGCGAGCTGCTGTCGGGCATCGCAGAAGTGCTCGACGCCCATGGCCATACCCTACTGCTGCTCTCGGGTCGCCAAGATGCCTCACAGGTACCAGGATCTTCCAGCATTGCCGATGGTTTCATTGTCTACGGGCTGATGGCCAGCATGGCGCTGGAGGAGGAACTCCAGAGTGCGGGTCACAAGCCCATCGTGGCAGTCGACTTCGATCTGGGCGATCAACCCGCCATCCACGTGGATAATGAGCCCGCTAGCTACGCCATCGCGCAACATGCCCTGAAGACACCCACCAGTCGCATCGGCATCGTCAACCTGCGCCTGACCGAAACACCCTGCAATGGACGTATCACCAGTGCCCACGCACTGCTACCGACGGGTCAGACAATCACCCGCTCGCGTCTGGCAGGTTTTCATCGTGCGCTGGCTGAGCAGGATATCTCCCCCGATTCTGTGGCGATGTGGAACATCGAGGAAAACACCTACGAGGTCTGCGCACCGGTGCTGGCAGAGATTCTGGATCTTCCGGCCAGTGAACGGCCAGACCTCCTGCTATGCATGTCCGACCGTATCGCGTTGACCGCCGTGACCCTGGCCGAACAACGCGGCATCCGGATTCCCGAAGACCTGCGTATCACCGGCTTTGATGGTATCGAGGAAGGTCAATATCGCTCACCACGCCTGACCACGGTCCAGCAGGACAGTACCGAGAAAGGCCGCCTTGCCGCGCGAATGATTCTGGGGCTGGAACCCGCCTCGACTCGCCTGCTGACGACTCGGCTCATCAAGGGTGAAACCTGTCCGTGA
- a CDS encoding helix-turn-helix domain-containing protein, producing MPQPPTVSTAQRAIEVAYLIPERFWSSTIISMAEVFQGMQLSAGLFKNSAWRGFGETFLRCTPEPVSGFSGLRFDTQYFADVGERQFDVVVLPSVWGLSMDNLERTRPALQWLKQQHSGGATVVGLVTGVFHLAEAGLLDGREATIHWASENIFRQRYPKVRVSPRLQMVEADRIITTATTPATFDATLLLIQRFLGDRSAEFASHYFTIRDKDAPLPVFLEPSCNDTLVDAARDYMRLHLTDALTLPLLAHQLSVTPRTLSRRFLAATGMTPIHYLQRHRLNNARRLLGATDLQIQQVAEQSGFSSATVFCRNFSKAFGQSPGAYRRSLPSAK from the coding sequence ATGCCGCAGCCACCTACAGTCTCCACCGCACAACGCGCCATTGAGGTTGCCTACCTGATTCCCGAGCGGTTCTGGAGCAGCACAATCATCAGCATGGCTGAGGTTTTCCAGGGCATGCAGCTGAGCGCAGGGCTGTTTAAAAACAGCGCCTGGCGTGGCTTTGGCGAGACGTTCCTGCGCTGCACGCCAGAGCCGGTAAGCGGCTTCTCCGGCCTGCGTTTTGATACCCAGTACTTTGCCGACGTGGGCGAGCGCCAATTCGATGTGGTGGTACTGCCATCAGTCTGGGGGCTGTCAATGGACAATCTGGAGCGCACCCGCCCGGCACTGCAGTGGCTGAAACAACAGCACAGCGGCGGAGCGACTGTGGTAGGGCTGGTGACAGGTGTCTTTCATCTGGCCGAGGCCGGCCTGCTGGACGGTCGAGAGGCGACCATTCACTGGGCGTCGGAGAACATCTTCCGACAGCGCTACCCCAAGGTTCGCGTTAGCCCCCGCCTGCAGATGGTCGAGGCGGATCGCATCATCACCACCGCGACCACACCGGCGACCTTCGATGCGACCCTGCTGCTGATCCAGCGCTTTCTCGGCGACCGCTCAGCCGAGTTTGCCTCTCACTACTTCACCATCCGCGACAAGGACGCACCGCTGCCGGTATTTCTCGAGCCCAGCTGCAACGACACCCTGGTGGACGCCGCCCGCGACTACATGCGCCTGCATCTGACCGACGCGCTGACCCTGCCGCTACTGGCCCACCAGCTCAGTGTGACGCCCCGCACCCTGTCCCGGCGCTTTCTAGCCGCCACCGGCATGACGCCTATCCACTACCTGCAGCGTCATCGGCTGAACAATGCGCGGCGCCTGCTGGGCGCCACTGACCTGCAGATCCAGCAGGTAGCCGAGCAAAGCGGTTTTTCCTCGGCCACGGTGTTTTGCCGTAACTTCAGTAAAGCCTTTGGCCAAAGCCCGGGCGCCTACCGCCGCTCCCTGCCCAGCGCGAAATAA
- a CDS encoding class II aldolase/adducin family protein has translation MPKPAIEETLRVDLAAAYRLLERNGWSDQVFTHISVRLPGETPAFLINAYGLLPEEITASNLVTIGIDGQKLNIDDPEVNPAGFTIHSAIHMHRHDAVCVMHTHTLAGMAVAALEEGLLPLNQTNMAFYNRVAYYNYEGIPLDLEVRNRIVAALGDRQCAILRNHGLLTTGRSVAEAYFNMFYLNKACEIQLEAMKAGRPLIMPSAQECEYTAQQFENPRYHAESVDLTWAAELRRLDREAPDFRH, from the coding sequence ATGCCAAAACCCGCGATTGAAGAAACCTTGAGAGTCGACCTGGCCGCCGCCTATCGCCTGCTGGAGCGAAATGGCTGGAGCGATCAAGTCTTCACTCATATATCCGTACGCCTGCCAGGCGAGACACCGGCTTTCCTGATCAATGCCTATGGCTTGCTACCAGAGGAGATTACCGCCTCCAATCTGGTCACTATTGGCATTGATGGCCAGAAACTGAACATTGATGATCCTGAGGTAAATCCTGCAGGCTTCACGATTCACAGTGCCATCCACATGCATCGTCATGATGCTGTATGCGTCATGCATACTCATACCTTGGCTGGCATGGCAGTCGCGGCATTGGAAGAGGGGCTTCTTCCTCTTAATCAAACCAACATGGCCTTTTACAATCGCGTGGCCTACTACAACTACGAAGGTATTCCACTCGATCTTGAAGTCCGTAATCGCATCGTGGCAGCACTTGGTGATCGGCAGTGTGCCATTCTGCGCAATCATGGATTACTGACCACTGGTCGCAGCGTTGCTGAGGCTTACTTCAACATGTTCTATCTGAACAAGGCTTGCGAGATTCAACTTGAAGCAATGAAAGCAGGCCGCCCACTCATAATGCCTTCTGCACAGGAATGTGAATACACCGCCCAGCAGTTTGAGAACCCACGCTACCACGCAGAGAGCGTAGATTTGACCTGGGCCGCAGAACTACGGCGCCTGGATAGAGAAGCGCCCGACTTTCGTCACTAG
- a CDS encoding rubredoxin produces the protein MKKWQCVVCGLIYDEALGWPQDGIAPGTAWEDVPPDWMCPDCGVGKDEFEMVELS, from the coding sequence ATGAAAAAGTGGCAATGCGTGGTCTGCGGCCTCATTTACGACGAGGCTCTGGGCTGGCCGCAGGACGGTATCGCCCCGGGTACCGCCTGGGAAGATGTACCGCCTGACTGGATGTGCCCCGATTGCGGCGTCGGTAAGGACGAGTTCGAAATGGTGGAGCTGTCGTGA
- a CDS encoding FAD-dependent oxidoreductase, translating into MSAPIVIVGSGLAGYTVARELRKRDSSTPLVMLTEDDGAFYSKPLLSNALAKGTSADALVSADCDSMAAQLNMRILPFSRLVSIEPTQHQLVCEGQRLDYRALVLAVGAEATTLAIPGIDLPGVLSVNSLTDYRPFREQLEVAERVLIMGAGLIGCEFANDLLAAGKQVELVDPLASPLAALVPERAGQALATALTQAGAHFHMGRRVASLAPSQGRLQASLSDGQTTEVDLVLGAVGLTPRTGLARTAGLRCGRGICTDAQLATSEPDIYALGDCAEVQGLWQPYVIPLMSAARALAATLTGQPTAMSYPPMPIIVKTPVCPMVVLPPPAVVGEWHWQGTGVDLQGEFRDSQGALRGFVLSGVQVAQRQALLKVLHYSDNNEQHSSLA; encoded by the coding sequence GTGAGCGCGCCTATCGTGATTGTTGGCAGTGGCCTGGCTGGCTATACGGTTGCGCGCGAGCTGCGCAAGCGCGACAGCAGTACGCCGTTGGTGATGCTGACGGAGGACGATGGTGCCTTCTATTCAAAGCCATTGCTATCCAATGCGCTCGCCAAGGGTACAAGCGCCGATGCGCTGGTCAGTGCTGACTGCGACAGCATGGCGGCGCAATTGAATATGCGCATCCTGCCCTTTAGCCGGTTGGTGTCCATTGAGCCGACTCAGCATCAGTTGGTGTGTGAGGGCCAGCGGCTCGACTATCGCGCGTTGGTGTTAGCGGTCGGCGCCGAAGCGACGACGCTGGCGATACCCGGAATCGACCTGCCCGGAGTGCTGTCGGTCAACTCGCTGACCGACTACCGCCCGTTTCGCGAGCAGCTTGAGGTGGCTGAGCGGGTATTGATCATGGGGGCCGGGCTGATCGGTTGCGAGTTTGCTAACGACCTGCTGGCTGCCGGTAAACAGGTTGAGCTGGTTGATCCGCTCGCCTCGCCGCTGGCCGCTTTAGTGCCCGAGCGAGCCGGGCAGGCGCTGGCCACTGCGCTGACCCAGGCCGGCGCGCATTTTCATATGGGGCGCCGGGTAGCGTCGCTGGCGCCGAGTCAGGGGAGGCTGCAAGCCAGCCTTAGCGATGGTCAGACGACGGAAGTCGATCTGGTGCTTGGCGCTGTAGGACTGACGCCACGCACGGGATTGGCGCGGACTGCCGGCCTTCGCTGCGGGCGCGGCATCTGTACCGATGCGCAATTGGCCACCAGCGAGCCGGATATCTACGCCCTGGGCGACTGCGCCGAGGTGCAAGGGCTGTGGCAGCCCTACGTGATACCGCTGATGAGCGCGGCCCGTGCGTTGGCGGCCACGCTGACCGGCCAGCCCACAGCAATGAGTTACCCACCCATGCCCATCATCGTCAAAACACCCGTTTGCCCCATGGTTGTACTGCCGCCACCGGCTGTAGTCGGAGAGTGGCATTGGCAGGGGACTGGCGTTGATCTGCAAGGTGAATTTCGTGATTCGCAGGGCGCCTTGCGCGGCTTTGTGCTGAGTGGCGTGCAGGTGGCGCAGCGCCAGGCGTTGCTCAAGGTATTGCACTACTCCGATAACAATGAACAACACAGCTCACTAGCGTAA